In a single window of the Pseudochaenichthys georgianus chromosome 16, fPseGeo1.2, whole genome shotgun sequence genome:
- the LOC139435366 gene encoding zinc finger protein 726-like isoform X2: protein MEENKETPGAQKLKGRKRRHSCQQCDKSFSTSGELKIHLRIHTGEQPYSCEECGKAFTQSGALKSHQRIHMGEKPYSCEECGKAFTQSGHLKTHQLIHTGEKPYRCEECGKTFTTSAYLKSHHRIHTGEKPYRCEKCGTTFTTSCNLKSHQRIHAGEKPYSCEECGKTFTQSGALKSHHLIHTGEKPYSCEECGKTFTQSSSLKSHHRIHTGEKPYSCEECGTTFSRSGALKSHHRIHTGEKPYSCEECGKTFTQSCNLKSHLRIHTGEKPYSCEECGKTFTTSGVLESHHRIHTGEKPYWCEECGKMFTRSGALKSHLLVHTGEKPYWCEECGKMFTRSDALKSHLRVHTGEKP, encoded by the coding sequence aaactgaaaggaagaaagagacgtcacagctgtcagcaatgtgacaaATCTTTTTCAACATCTGGAGAATTAAAAATCCACCTGCGTATTCACACGGGAGAacaaccgtacagctgtgaagagtgtgggaaagctttcactcaatcaggtgctctcaaatcacatcaacgtattcacatgggagaaaaaccttacagctgtgaagagtgtgggaaagctttcactcaatcaggtcatctcaaaacacatcaacttattcatactggagaaaaaccttacaggtgtgaagagtgtgggaaaactttcactacatcagcttatctcaaatcacatcaccgtattcatactggagaaaaaccttacaggtgtgaaaagtgtgggacaactttcactacatcatgtaatctcaaatcacatcaacgtattcatgctggagaaaaaccttacagctgtgaagagtgtgggaaaactttcactcaatcaggtgctctcaaatcacatcaccttattcatactggagaaaaaccttacagctgtgaagagtgtgggaaaactttcactcaatcaagttctctcaaatcacatcaccgtattcatactggagaaaaaccttacagctgtgaagagtgtgggacaactttctctagatcaggtgctctcaaatcacatcaccgtattcacactggagaaaaaccttacagctgtgaagagtgtgggaaaactttcactcaatcatgtaatctcaaatcacatctccgtattcatactggagaaaaaccttacagctgtgaagagtgtgggaaaactttcactacatcaggtgttctagaatcacatcaccgtattcacactggagaaaaaccgtactggtgtgaagagtgtgggaaaatgttcactagatcaggtgctctcaaatcacatcttcttgttcacacaggagaaaaaccgtactggtgtgaagagtgtgggaaaatgttcacTAGATCAgatgctctcaaatcacatcttcgtgttcacacaggagaaaaaccgtag